TGGACAACCCCTCGTGTATGCTGTTTATACACATCTGCACAAACACCCACCTGATTATCTAATTAAGAGCTAATAGTTGGCCCTTACATAATGCCGGGCAAGTGCTTTCCacatatcatctcatttaactcCTCCTATGAGTCGATGCTGTTATTCtacccattttataggtgagggaAGTGAGGCAGAGAGGTGGTTATGTGGTGAGTGGTAGAGCCAGGATACTCACTCGGGCATTGCAACTTTCAAGACTTGCTATTTATTCACTGTGTACCTTCTTGAATACACTGATGCATGGCATATATATATTGCCACACAAATCCATGTTCCAACAAATACATTCACACATTTACCCTCAAgtacacacactgacacacacacactttcatagATACACTCAGACTTTTGAGATTCAAGTACACAAATTCatgggcacattttttttttttttactggagatttaactccggggcactcaaccactgagccacatccccagtactatttcgtattttatttagagacagagtcccactgagttgcttagcacctcgcttttgctgaggctggctttgaacttgagatcctctggcctcagcctcccaagctgctggaattacaggcgtgcaccaccatgcctggctcacgGACACATATTTTTTGATtcgctttttaattttttttaaatcaaacatcTATATAGGTGTTTTCTCCCAAACATGCACTGACCCATCtgatgtttacacacacacacacacacacacacacacacactttcccatTCTGTTCcagtcacacacatgcacaccccaGGATTCAGACATGAATGCATGGGCCCACTAGTCCTTGCTTTGGTGTGACccaacccccctcccccccctccccccgagTGGCGGCCTTCAGTGCTGAGTGATGCCCACACCCATGCCAAGCTGGCTGGGAGGGTCACAGCCGGAAGGCAGGCCGCCAACCCAGATTAGGTGGGGCCCTCCCagggaagggtagagaggtggcCTAGCCCCCCAGCTTGGGGTCGGGGGGGTTTCTCCCACCCTGGCTCCTAGCCCCTGGATCAAGCAAGGCTAATTGGGTTCTTTCTGGGCAGGACGTCATCCCGGGAGCCTGCCAGAGCCTTGGGGTAGAACCATGATCTGAGGGGTCTAAGCCCCCATGGCCTTTTCCCCAGGGCGTTCCACTACCACCCTCCTGCCCCTCACCTTTCCAGCTGCTGATGCTGTCGGGCTGCTGTGCAGGGGAAGCCCTCTCTCTGCCCAGCTGGCTGGGGGAGATCCCACCCAGACAAAGAGTTTGATTCATCAAACCCTGTGGTGAGGCAAgccgggagggaggagggagcaggcagCGGGCTGGGCGGGGGCCTACCCTAGCCTGGCCTCACTGTGGGCAGGCTGGGCAGCAAGGACCCCCCAGAGGTCCCTTCTGGCCAAATGGGCAGTGCCCAGTCTGGCAGGGCCAAGAAACTCAGAGGGAGACCCAGAGAAATGTAGACCATTTAGACAGCAACTCAGAAACGGAGACCCTGAATGCTGACAAACAGAAAAACCACAGATGCTAAGACATTCAGGGACCCAGAGATGCAGACAGAGACACAAAAAATTTCAGACAGTCCAGATACTCAGAGACAGACATGAAGCCCAGAAAAACCCCGGAAGACAGATGGACAAACAATTCATGCCCCGTGGGCTTGCCAGTCTGGTGGGAGAGCCAAGAATGAAAACAGTTACAATCCAGATTGGCAAGAGCCAAGCCAGAGGCACATCTGAGTAGTGTGCCAGGCTCACTCAACCTGGGAATCCTGGAGGTCTTCCTGGAGGAGGTCATGGTAACAGCTAATGCAAAATCCCCAGGACCCAGAGCACCTAAAGAGGAGTGATCCAGCTGCTTCCCCATTCTTACCCCTGGCCAGGTGGGAACCGGCTGCTCCTAAGGAGCCTCCCTGAGGTGGCGCCTCTAGCTTGTACCTGGAGCCTCTGTCCATCTGAGTATACttccctaagcctcagtttcctcatttggcAAACAGGAGAGAGACACCAACTTGACAGCGCTAATGAGAGAATAGGCACCGTGGAGGTGAAGCACccagggcagagtggagcttGTTGCCCACGGTCATTCCCCAgagtatcattattattatcatcagtcTTTATGGTGTTGGGGGATGGTCTGGGTCATCAGCCAGATGGAAAAATGAAGATACACATGACATCTTAGGAGCATGTGGGTGGGGACCCAGGTGGCCTCTGCCCTCCAGATAGGTTCCTTTCTCTCCAGGAATAAGAAGTCCTCAGCACAGTTCGTGCATGCCCCTGCTCCCTGTATTAGAGGAAATTCTTTGGAGTTCTAGACGCCCCTGGAAGGCAGGGAGAGGCAACCCCCATAATTTACAGGGATAAATAAGCCAAACATTGAGTCTTGGGGCAGAGGCACGTCCAATTGAGGCCTTGGGGAAAAGCCTGGTGAGTGTGGGCAGAGGGAAGGTGGACGGCAGGAGCGGGCTGGAGGCAGGTCCTGAGTGGGCGGTCAGGAGTGAGCAGCCTCCACCCACCCCACGCCCAGGCTGAGGGGCGAAGGGAATGATCCACCCAGCTCAGGTGTGGCCACCCAACCTCAATGCTGGGGATCAGGTAGGGGCAGAGCTGCGTTCATATTGGGTGTAGCTCATCTCtgctaggaaagaagaaaagaaaacctgaggGAGAGAACTGGGCCCAGGCAGCAGGGACACTACCTGCCCAGGACATAACCTCAGGAGAGACCAGTGGCCATTCTAGAACCCAAAGGGAAAAAACCCAGCCAAAGGTTCAAGGCCCCACATGGGCACTAATCAGCtctgtgtgaccttagacaagGTTCAAGGCCCCACATGGGCACTAATCAGCtctgtgtgaccttagacaagGTTCAAGGCCCCACATGGGCACTAATCAGCtctgtgtgaccttagacaagtcATGGCCCATCCGTGGGCCTCAGTATTCCCACCTTCAAAGTGTCCCAAAGTCACCAGCCCCAGCTGCTCCCTCTAAGAAACCTGTGTCATCATAAATATTTCTCCAGGACAAAAAGGAtaggcagaggccagggagagtCCTCTCGGGTGGGCACTGCCAGTCACAGAGGGTGATAGGCCACTTGGCAAGGCTGGCAGAGAGTGTCCTTGGACACGATTATGGTCTTTTCCCTGCTCCTGCCTAGTGCCCCTAGCCCTGCAGCCCACAGGAAGAGGGATCCTGCCCCCTAAGGACAAAAAACAAGGGGGAGGTCATGGCTAGAAAGGGGATCCAGGCCAAGCGGTCTGCAGATCCCCAGGAGGCCATAAGTGTGTTGGGGCCAAGATCAGAGGCCAGGCAGGCAGCACAAAGGACTCACTTGGGGAAGACTGGTGGGAGGTGGATGGGGCTGCTGGCACCCTGGGGGCCCTACCTCAGCCAGGGAGCTCCGTCCAGCTGCGGGCACAGTCCAGGGCTGCAGGCCACCCTGGGGGCTCTGGGGTTGCAGCCAAGTCCTCAGGGGGCGATGTCAGCATGGCCCCTGAGCCCGGCCAGGCAAACTGCTGGGTATTGTGTGGGGCAGGGCGGGGGGAAGGCGGAGGGAACCTTGCAGAGAGGCAGGCGGCTGTCTCAACGTGCCTGCTCCCCGCCCCCCTTCCTCAGAACCGGTTTGGCCAGTCTGGGGTACAGAGGGGGCTGGAACAATGGGAGTCCTATGTCTGCAGGAGAGGCTCTGAAGGACCCCAGATGTCCTAAAGATGGGGGAGGCATTGCTGCTTCTCCTGGGAGACAGGTTACTCCTCTGCCGGAGCTTCTCCAATGCAAGGTGTTCTCAGGGGACTCCTGGGGGCTGGAGAGCATCCTGGGAGCCTCACAGAGAATCTCCCAAGCCTTGGAATCCTCAGGAACTCTGAGACCTCCACTGACCCTCTCTGAGCCTAATAACGcatatataaaatgggaatacTCAGCTCTGAGGTTGAGACATGGAAATCTGTGCTGACAGTTGGCAATGTACATCTGGCTTCATCCTGGATGGCCTTTCTAGCATGGCCACTTCTCACAAATTACTCATCCTTTACTGTCACCTGGAATGATCCACCTCACCATCTCCCATAGACCCTCCATCACAAAGCCTTCTCGGACTAAGCCCTCAATAAAGTAATTAAGATAGCCTAAACCCAACCACCCTCTATAAGAATTCTTTGTGCTGCTCTGTATCTGGCCTGTAATTTTCCAAAGCTTGTGAAAGGGGAAGCTGCttccccccaaccccagccccactaccTGCCATTAATTTGAACACTGCAAATGCCAAGCACTTATTATTATATGATTTGGGctgggatgttgttcagtggtagagcttgcctgGGCTGTgtaggccctaggtttgatcccagctctggaagaaaaaaaaaagttatgtatacaaaaaataatacattgcTAATAACTTGTATTGCACATTTACTATGCACCAGGCACTCTTTTGAGCACTTTACATGcgtttcttcattcatttatctttacCAGGACCTATGAGGCCGACACAGTGGCTGCTGCCACTCAGCAGGTCTGGAGCTTGCATAGGTAAAATCACACAGGCAGTTATCTCATTTGAATATATCATCAGTTCTATGAAGTTTCTATCTTACAGATGATGAGACTCAGGTTCAAgggattaaataacttgcccaaggccacataaTTAGTAGTAATGAACTAATAATGAAGTAGTAATGAAGCCCAAATCTACCTGACCCCACCACCAACTTAATATCCCCTGTACTGCCTTACCAGGGTTTTGGGAGGGGCCCATAATCAGTGAAAGTCTGTGGGAGATGTCTCTGCTGACCTAGCTAAACCCTTTTAGTGTGGTTCATACACTCTGGGTTTTGATGACACACAGGGCAGGGGCTTGCTTCATGGCTCAGACTCCAAACAACGCTCTCCCAGAGTGGTTCCTTTAGCAGCCAATGACGACCATTGTGTTCGGAGTCATTAAggttcctctgcttcctggtgtccaTATCCACTTCCTCCCCTAGAGCAGAATCTCATAGTGAGGACACACTGCCCAAGGCGGGTGGGGACTACGTGGCCGTGGAGAGGTCGCACACTGACACAGAGAGAGATTTACTGGAGGCAGGGAACACAGAGAGAACCCCAATGGTTTCATTCCTGGCCAACGCACTGCTCGGATCCCTACCTGGAAGCCAGAGGGCTCCCATCGAAAGAGCATCCTGGGGACTCTAGGGTCTTCAGTTATTCCTGCGTCCTGAGCTCAGAGGACAGCAGCCCCAGAGGGAGTAACACTTGTCCAGGTTGCGTAGGCTGACCTCCGGAGCTGAAAGCCTCCTCCTGGGGTGCGTATGTAAATGAAGGGGCGTGGAATGGGCGGGGTTTCATGGGAGGCGGGATCAGGCGGAAACTGGGGAATCCAGCCAATTGCTCCAGGGAGAAGACAGCAAGACCGCGGGGCTGGAAGCGGCTGAACTCGCGGGGGAGGGCCAAAAGGCGTGGTCACGCTGGTCGGACAGGGCCAGGTTCCCCACCCACCCCGCCTGGCGGACAGAAAGCGGCGCCGGCCGGTTAGTCGCCAGCACCTGTTGGCTAGGTAGCGCTCACGCTCTTTCTTGGCCAGGGCCGCGGCACCTTCGGCATGAGCCAGGCAACGAGGCGCAGAGGTGCTGGGGAGAAGGGGGCAGGGGCGGCCAAAGCCAGAACGATTATTTTAGTAATCTTAGTTTATGGTGCGCTTACCACGTACGAGGAGGTGTTCCGAGGATTTTCTGGATATCTTCACAGCTCCATGAGATGAGTATAACTGACACCTCCatgttacagatgaagaaacagaagcatAAAGGTGTGATTTGCCCGCAGACACAGAGGAATAATTCAAACCCCTCAGCGCTCACTGTTGAAAGGGGGTCTTAAGCAAAACGGGAGGGTGCAtgcttcctctcctttctccaggTCTTTTCCAAAATATACTATTATTAGCAGAGTTAAGTCATTGTGTACCTacagtgtgccaggcactgtgtgagTGTTTGACCCTGAGTCTTCATAACGACCCTGAAGCAGGTCCCCATTATAAAATATAGCCCCATTTACAGCAGGTCGGCGACAGTGCCTGAACTCGAACCAGAACTGAGACAGGTTGAGCCTTCCTCAAGGCGACGATGAAGTCTAGACGCACAACCTGCAGCTTCCAGGAAAAGAAGGTGAGGTTCCCCTGCACAAAAGCCTCGAAGCTGGGTTGAGGGGTCGGGAGAAGCTTTCCGTTGTCGACTCGGAGGCCTACATTCCGGGCCCTCCAGGTCCTGGAACCCGGCCCTGCCCCTTCAAAACACCAACCCCATCAACCGAACAACTGCCTGTCTAGAGGAGTCTGCATCCAGGGGTCCCCGCAGGAACCTCAGGAACCTCGTTACCAGGACTCAGAGCCGCGCCCCGCCACCCTAAGGCTCGGTCCCGCCCGGATTCAGACTCCGCCCCATCCAACACCACCCCCAGCCCGGCCAATCCAGGCTTCTGCCCTGCAGTTCTCAGACTTTCCGCCCCGCTTGGACTCAGCCCTGGCTACTCCTAGACAGGCCTGGGCCCTCCAGACCCAAGTCAATGACCGCGCCTCCAGCCGCTTCCCTGCTCCGCGGCCTGAAGAGTCCCCCACCTGCAAGGTGTGCGGCAGCCCCGGGACCAGGTAGGTGAAGGGCGCAGGCGCCAGCCTTAAATTTACCTAGAGGACAGTTGGCTGTGGCAGTCTTACGTACTAGAGACCAGGCAGGAAATGCAAGGTGAAAGCGACAAGGAAAGCCTGCAGGGCACGAAGGTGTTCAAGGCCAAGTCCTCTAATTCACTCCCCATTTGCGTCCAGACCCACTCTTGCAGCAGGATGCGCCCACCTTCTGAGACTTCCAAACCTATGACTGCTATCCCAACTCCATCCCCCATTTCTCTTATCATGTGGGCCCTGCCCCCCAACACCCCCTGCCCCCATCTCTGACCTCGATTTCCCCTCCGACCCTGTATCCCCTCCCCTTCTTTACTGTGCTCACATTCACCATTGCCATCAGGTGGTCCGTGGCCTCTAGCAGGAGCAGACAGATGCCCCAAACCCCTGTGCCTTTTGGCCACTGGCTGCTGGCACTCACACAGGAAACTGGGATCTCCATTCCATTGTTGAGCAGAGAGAACAGGGGCGTCAGCAGGAAGGCCACCACAAAGATGGTGATGAATTCAAGCTGTAGCACTGGGAGATAGGGAGCCTCAGGCCTGGGCCAAGTCCCCAGTGTGTCAGGTCCCCCGATGCCCCATGCACACACCCATACTGCAGGGCCACTGCTCACCTATCCCCAGGTATTCATCAAGCAGGTCCTTGCACTGCATGAGCTCATAGTTCTCTGAGTGCTGCAGCTCCTGCCTTGCCTAGAtgtcccacatccttgccagctgCCCCTGCTGCTTCTGGGCCTTCAGCCTCCTGCAGCAGAGGCAGGGAAACCCGATAATAGCTGTAACAATAGCCTGTGTCAGGAACGACCATTTCTATTCCTCCAACACTCCTTAGAGTCAGCACGATATTCCCACCTGACAGAGGAAAAACAGAGACCTAGAGATTTTGCCCAAGGCTCCCCAAATTTTAAGTGGTAGAGCTGGGGTTGAAATCATCATTTGGGTCTGGAATGCAGTTCTCCTTATTAAGAGCTCCAGGACTCAGTGCATCCTACATAATTAGTCATTCTTGGTCTCTGGAATCTTCTCTCCCCCAAATAGCAATCAGAAGCTCTCTGTTTCAAAGCTCTCTCCTGTTCAGCATTGCATAATCCTCTTTGCTCTTTTTTGAGAGGTATTATTGTTCCCATTGTtctggtgagaaaactgaggctcagaagagACAGGGCTAGCCTTGGGCCTGTCTCCTGACACCCAGGCAAGCTTTCCTTCTGCTTTGTTCTCATAAAAGCCCTGCCCACAGCCTGGCTAGGCCCAGCCCGTCCTGTCCTCTGGTTCCCCACACCCAAGGCGGGATGTGCTCCTCCATGTTACTGCCATTCGCTGCCATGGTGTTGAAGAGCCTAAGCCAGCTCAGTGAGGCAGCCGCTAGGGCTGCACTGTTGTTGGCAGACACAGGGCACCTTATTTGGGACTTAGGAGCTGCAGAGGGGTGACTCCACCTCTCTGCCAGTGTAACTGGCATGTGTCTGGTCATCTTCTCCTCCCACCCATCCTGGAGACCCCAGATGCAGATCCTACCCCTGCCAGACTTGAGCATGGGATGGCCCCACACTTCTCCAAGAGCCAGCTACACAGGGGTGTAGCTGGTCACCTGTGAGCGTGGGCTGTGCAGAGAGCTAGGGACTGACTTCTCAAGAGAGGGCTCTGCAGCCAGCTGGCTTTGAGGGTCCCAGCTGAGTCATGTCAGGCCTCGGCCCAGGGGTCCACATGGGACCAGCAGGGGCAGCATATGATCAGGGGGTAAGAATATCAAGGCCCCTTCCCTCACCCCACTTTGGCCTATGCTCACCAATGTCTCTGGCCAACGAGCAGGAATAGCGAAGGCTGGGCCTGCTCACTACCCTCATGCTCTTGATCTTGCCCAGTGGCCTGTTAGGACAACTCATACCTGACTCCCTCCCAGCAGGGTCTTGGTCCTGCTCAGCGGTACTTTCTGACTCCTGGGCTAGCCtgatgttgttttttgtttgttgttgttgtttgctcttttaattaaaaaaaatttagttattgatggaccttttgtttatttatatgtggtgctaagaatcgaactcaTCAAactcagggctagggttgtggctcagcagtagtgcgcTTACCTCACACATTTGAGACCGTGGATTCAATCtgcagcaccacgtaaaaataaataagtgtaataaaggtattgtgtccaactacaactaaaaagtaaagttaaaaaaaaaaaaaaagaattgaactcacccatgctaggcgagcactccaccactgagcccaacCCCAGCCGGCCTGATGATTTTGCGAAAGGCTCCAGAGTGAAGGGCTTGCCTCCTGGACCTGCAGGTGGGATGAatctcccagcctcctccccagctccaggTGACCAAGTGACTAGGTGCTGACCAATGGAATGTGGGCAGGAAGTCCACCCCAGGCCCAGTCCACAGAAATCTTCTGTGTGATTCATTCCCTGTCTGCCGACCATTGATGCCCTGGGGCAAATATGGAGGATCTCAGGGCCTGGGCTTCAGATGGGCACACGGAGTAGACAACTGGCCCTTTGCCTCCTCCTGAGGTGAGAACTAAGCAGGAaaaaacacttcattttttttaaattatttttttagttgttgatagacctttatttatttatatgaggtactgagaatggaacccagtgcctcacacatgccaggcaagctcgctaccgctgagccccagccccagccccagccccagccccagccccagccccaaggaaaAAGAGTTAAGCCACCAAGGCTTCGGGGTTTATCTGTTACAGCAGATCATGTGACTTCAATTAAGAAGGTGCCTGGCGGAAGGCATGTGAGGTCCAGGTCCTGCCCGGCCTCCCTCCCCCAGTCCCTTCTGCACCCTCCATGGGTGCTGCAGAAGGGGGAAGGGTAGCAGGAGGCTGGGGAGACAGCTGAGCTCCGGGCCCTGCCTGAAGCCCTGTGCCCCACTCACTGCCAAGTACTCTGCAAAGAAGGTGCCGCTGCAGCGGGCCCTTGCCGGCCAGCCCTCAGGAGGGGTCAGTGTTCCACCCCAGCAGGAGGCCCTCGGTGCTGCCCTCTGGTCCAGGTCACATAAAGGTTAGGAGTGGGGATCATAGGTGTCCTTTCATGATGCCACCCCTCAGCTGGGGGTATTTTCTGCAGAGGTGGGAAGCAGGCCAGCTGCCACCTGGTCCTGATGCCACAGCTGCTCAGCAAGGCCATTGAGCACATGGGCAATGTCGGCCAGCCCAGCCCGCCCATCCAGCGTGCGCCCATCAGCCAGGCGCCGCCCAGGCACACTCTTCACCCGCAGCAGGGGCAGCTGCCAGGCCTGCCGGAAGGCTGTGAGGTCCCGCTCAGGCACGTCTGTGTGCATGTACTGGTCGAATCTGGAGGAAGGTCAAGGAGCCTGGCCAGGCACCTCTGCTCACCGCCCCATCAGACCCGGGCTTTGCCCTCCTCCCTAAAGGCTGGGCCCCACAGCTGGGCGGAGGCGGGGTCCCTGAGCCCACGCTCCATGCCTTGTCAAGGGTGGCCTCTGACCCAAAGGTGTCCCAGGGACCACCCAAAGGATACTTGGAGCCAATGACCATCCTGACGACACCAGGGGCCTCTCCTGCTATGCGGGCCAGCTGTCCAGGCAGGTCTTCGAAGGAGGCACGGTCagtgaaagagaagaggaagaggaaggcatCTGTGTTCTCTTTGCAGGCCTGGGGATGGAGAGGCTGGCTCACAGCACACCATCACGTGACCACGCCACCCCACACCCGCGCAACCAGAACCTTGTAACTGGCTGCAAGGGGTCCCTCCTTTCAGACTGGGAACCTGAGGCCCAGAGTGGCTGGTCCTGTGGCACAGCTCCAGCTGGGACTCAGTCCCATGCCAGCTCAGAGCTCTGCCGCCAGCACACTGCCCACCCGCAGCTCATGGAAGCCCTGCTCAGGGTCCTGCAGACGAGGTGGGCCCAGCTCAGAGCTCCTCAGACATCTGCCTGCTCCCAGGGTCCTGCCGGGCCCGCCCTGCTCACCAGCAGCATGTGATCAAACTTTTTGAGCGCAGACTCCCCACAGTCCCAGAACTCGAAGCGGAACATGATGACCCGGTTGCTGGCCT
This genomic interval from Urocitellus parryii isolate mUroPar1 chromosome 11, mUroPar1.hap1, whole genome shotgun sequence contains the following:
- the Cplane2 gene encoding ciliogenesis and planar polarity effector 2 gives rise to the protein MARPPAHGSVIVPDWQETTEGKEYLACILRKSRRRVFGLLERPVLPPPVAIDTASYKIFVSGKSGVGKTALVAKLAGLEVPVVHHETTGIQTTVVFWPAKLQASNRVIMFRFEFWDCGESALKKFDHMLLACKENTDAFLFLFSFTDRASFEDLPGQLARIAGEAPGVVRMVIGSKFDQYMHTDVPERDLTAFRQAWQLPLLRVKSVPGRRLADGRTLDGRAGLADIAHVLNGLAEQLWHQDQVAAGLLPTSAENTPS